In Streptomyces sp. NBC_00483, a single window of DNA contains:
- a CDS encoding DNA polymerase Y family protein, translating into MTRTTRGSEEAVPTQILYVHFHDLVDEQLYLHLLSLLAEFTPLVQALPPDAALADVTGGLRYFGTDAVALAERIRARTGGLYGLRSTIGVAANPMLARMVAVDGPPSAVRELPDDLDAVAAFLAHKSAAALHGVGPATARTLSSYGLDSVGRIAAAPLGTLQRILGAAAGRRLYDAARGLDPTPVVPAAPARSIRVEHDFPQDELDRDRQRAALLALTDRLGLRLRAEEQTTRSLTLTVRYVDRSATTRTRALREASAHTPTLTSLAYELHDRLGLQRARVRSIALRADRLVPAELASRQLLFDPTDERDRRIEDAVDRARRKFGPTAIRPAAAPPHAA; encoded by the coding sequence ATGACGCGGACGACGCGAGGAAGTGAGGAAGCGGTGCCGACGCAGATCCTGTACGTCCACTTCCACGACCTGGTGGACGAACAGCTCTACCTCCATCTGCTCTCCCTGCTGGCCGAGTTCACGCCCCTCGTGCAGGCGCTGCCGCCGGACGCCGCGCTCGCCGATGTCACGGGCGGCCTGCGCTACTTCGGCACGGACGCGGTGGCTCTGGCCGAGCGGATCCGGGCACGGACCGGAGGTCTTTACGGGCTGCGTTCGACCATCGGCGTCGCCGCGAATCCGATGCTGGCCCGGATGGTCGCCGTCGACGGGCCGCCGTCGGCGGTACGGGAGTTGCCCGACGACCTGGACGCGGTCGCCGCCTTTCTCGCCCATAAGTCCGCCGCCGCCCTGCACGGCGTGGGGCCCGCGACCGCCCGCACCCTGTCCTCGTACGGCCTCGACAGCGTCGGCAGGATCGCCGCCGCGCCGCTCGGCACCCTGCAGCGGATCCTCGGCGCCGCCGCGGGGCGCCGACTGTACGACGCGGCCCGCGGACTCGACCCGACACCGGTGGTCCCGGCGGCCCCGGCCCGCTCGATCCGCGTCGAACACGACTTCCCGCAGGACGAGTTGGACCGCGACCGGCAGCGCGCCGCACTGCTCGCCCTCACCGACCGGCTCGGCCTGCGGCTGCGCGCCGAGGAGCAGACGACCCGCTCCCTCACCCTCACCGTCCGCTACGTGGACCGCAGCGCGACCACGCGTACCCGCGCCCTGCGTGAGGCGTCCGCCCACACCCCGACGCTGACCTCACTCGCGTACGAACTCCACGACCGGCTCGGGTTGCAGCGGGCCCGGGTCCGCTCCATCGCCCTGCGCGCCGACCGCCTGGTCCCGGCCGAACTGGCCTCCCGGCAGCTCCTGTTCGACCCGACCGACGAGCGGGACCGCCGCATCGAGGACGCGGTCGACCGCGCCCGAAGGAAATTCGGCCCGACCGCGATCCGCCCGGCCGCTGCGCCCCCGCACGCGGCCTGA
- a CDS encoding DNA polymerase III subunit alpha yields MRGFTHLHTASGFSLQYGASHPDALAERAAARGLDALALTDRDTLGGAVRFAKAASRAGIRPLFGVDLAVAAPVEAAERTERRRAPARGGAFVDETAQRVAFLARDGADGWAELCRLVTAAHRDVTAVSGQGRRPLLPWDALGEEGAEHVFVLLGPDSDVGRALAAGRPDRAARLLAPWRERYGSAALRIEVVSHGLSGTGPGSLRHATRALGFAADQGIAPVLSNAVRYADAGQGPVADVLDSARRLVPIDPRGTLDSGERWLKPAGDMADIALKVAEAAGYRENTARRLLTVTEETAQACRVDPEDDLGLGRVHFPEPDLVGAARRTPDRVLRSRCDAAMLARRYDYKRRYWERLEDELGLIERQGYASYFLTVAQVVSDTRELGIRVAARGSGAGSLVNHLLGIATADPVEHGLLMERFLSEQRMELPDIDIDVESARRLEVYRAILDRFGPERVATVSMPETYRVRHAVRDVGLALGMEPAEVDRLAKSFPHIRARDARSALQELPELRGIDPEAYGGSRMWDLVEALDALPRGIAMHPCGVLLSDTTLLGRTPVVPTSTEGFPMSQFDKEDVEDLGLLKLDVLGVRMQSAMAHSVGEIERVTGRRIELDDPEQVPPGDPKTYQLIKSSQTLGCFQTESPGQRDLLARLLPETFHDLVVDISLFRPGPVAANMVDPFIKARHGKQAPAYPHPDLKDALEETCGVVVFHEQIIRILHVMTGCSLAFGDYTRRALSKADQVGRVRTWFGRQARGRGYAEEVVERTWEIIEAFGAYGFCKAHAVAFAVPSYQSAWLKAHHPAAFYAGLLTHDPGMYPKRLLLADARRWGVPVLPLDVNASDPAYRIELVSDGGDGSGRFGGFVHGIRLALDDVRGMSEAEAERIVAGRPYVSLQDFLSRARPSRPVAERLAQVGALDAFGRNRRDLMLHIAESQRSGRGGAQGQLALGETDAAPDTVAPAQLPDLDDVERLGAELGVLGMDTSRHLLGDHRELLDELGVASAHRLKDLPHGQVVLVAGAKGAVQTPPVRSGKRVIFTTLDDTSGLVDCAFFEDSHDASAHTVFHSWLLLVRGVVQRRGGGSGKALSVTGSAAWDLAELAELRRTGGLSAVTDRLTAERPATDTAVDGRSIRLETGYDLHPWADLQPPGEPVKQSRKLWHQSPGSAG; encoded by the coding sequence ATGCGGGGTTTTACGCATCTGCACACCGCCTCAGGCTTCTCCCTGCAGTACGGGGCCTCGCACCCGGACGCGCTCGCCGAGCGGGCCGCCGCGCGCGGCCTCGACGCGCTCGCCCTGACCGACCGGGACACCCTCGGCGGCGCCGTCCGCTTCGCCAAGGCCGCGAGCCGGGCCGGCATCCGGCCACTGTTCGGGGTGGACCTCGCCGTGGCCGCGCCCGTCGAGGCGGCCGAGCGCACCGAACGGCGGCGCGCACCGGCCAGGGGCGGCGCGTTCGTCGACGAGACGGCGCAGCGTGTGGCGTTCCTCGCCCGGGACGGCGCGGACGGCTGGGCCGAACTGTGCCGGCTCGTCACCGCGGCGCACCGGGATGTCACCGCCGTTTCCGGACAGGGCCGCCGCCCGCTGCTGCCCTGGGACGCGCTCGGCGAAGAGGGCGCGGAGCACGTTTTCGTACTGCTCGGCCCCGACTCGGACGTCGGCCGCGCGCTCGCCGCCGGTCGCCCGGACCGCGCGGCCCGGCTGCTCGCGCCCTGGCGGGAGCGGTACGGGAGCGCGGCGCTGCGCATCGAGGTCGTCTCCCACGGCCTGAGCGGCACCGGACCCGGCTCCCTGCGGCACGCCACCCGCGCCCTCGGATTCGCCGCGGACCAGGGGATCGCCCCCGTACTCAGCAACGCCGTCCGCTACGCCGACGCCGGACAGGGGCCGGTCGCGGACGTGCTTGACTCCGCGCGCCGCCTGGTGCCGATCGACCCGCGCGGCACGCTCGACAGCGGCGAGCGGTGGCTCAAGCCCGCAGGGGACATGGCTGACATCGCCCTGAAGGTGGCCGAGGCCGCCGGATACCGCGAGAACACCGCGCGCCGCCTCCTCACCGTCACCGAGGAGACCGCCCAGGCCTGCCGTGTCGACCCCGAGGACGACCTGGGGCTCGGCCGGGTGCACTTCCCCGAACCGGACCTCGTCGGCGCCGCCCGGCGCACCCCCGACCGGGTGCTTCGCTCGCGCTGCGATGCCGCGATGCTGGCCCGCCGCTACGACTACAAGCGCCGGTACTGGGAGCGCCTGGAGGACGAGCTGGGCCTCATCGAACGGCAGGGCTACGCCTCGTACTTCCTCACCGTCGCCCAAGTGGTGTCCGACACGCGGGAGTTGGGCATCCGGGTCGCCGCGCGCGGCTCCGGCGCCGGCTCGCTGGTCAACCATCTGCTCGGCATCGCCACCGCCGACCCGGTCGAACACGGGCTCCTCATGGAGCGCTTCCTGTCCGAGCAGCGCATGGAGCTGCCCGACATCGACATCGACGTGGAGTCCGCCCGCCGCCTGGAGGTCTACCGGGCGATCCTGGACCGCTTCGGGCCCGAGCGGGTGGCGACCGTGTCCATGCCGGAGACCTACCGGGTCCGCCATGCCGTACGAGATGTGGGCCTCGCTCTCGGCATGGAGCCGGCCGAGGTGGACCGGCTCGCCAAGTCCTTCCCGCACATCCGCGCCCGCGACGCCCGCTCCGCGCTCCAGGAGCTGCCGGAGCTGCGCGGCATCGACCCGGAGGCGTATGGGGGGAGCAGGATGTGGGACCTGGTCGAGGCGCTCGACGCGCTGCCGCGCGGGATCGCCATGCACCCGTGCGGGGTGCTGCTCTCCGACACGACCCTGTTGGGGCGCACCCCGGTCGTGCCGACCAGCACCGAGGGCTTTCCCATGTCCCAGTTCGACAAGGAGGACGTGGAGGACCTCGGGCTGCTCAAGCTCGACGTGCTCGGGGTGCGGATGCAGTCCGCGATGGCGCACTCGGTGGGGGAGATCGAGCGGGTGACCGGCCGGCGTATCGAACTCGACGACCCGGAACAGGTGCCGCCGGGCGACCCGAAGACGTATCAACTCATCAAGTCCTCCCAGACCTTGGGCTGCTTCCAGACCGAGTCGCCGGGCCAGCGCGATCTGCTCGCGCGGCTGCTGCCCGAGACCTTCCACGACCTGGTCGTGGACATCTCGCTGTTCCGCCCCGGGCCGGTCGCGGCCAACATGGTCGACCCGTTCATCAAGGCACGGCACGGCAAGCAGGCACCCGCGTACCCGCATCCGGATCTGAAGGACGCGCTGGAGGAGACGTGCGGCGTGGTCGTCTTCCACGAGCAGATCATCCGGATCCTGCACGTGATGACCGGGTGCAGCCTCGCCTTCGGCGACTACACGCGGCGGGCGCTCTCGAAGGCGGACCAGGTCGGGCGGGTGCGGACCTGGTTCGGGCGGCAGGCGCGGGGGCGCGGATACGCGGAGGAGGTCGTCGAACGGACCTGGGAGATCATCGAGGCGTTCGGTGCGTACGGGTTCTGCAAGGCGCACGCCGTCGCGTTCGCCGTGCCGTCGTACCAGTCGGCATGGCTGAAGGCGCACCATCCGGCCGCGTTCTACGCGGGGTTGCTCACGCACGACCCCGGCATGTACCCGAAGCGGCTGCTGCTCGCGGACGCGCGGCGGTGGGGGGTGCCGGTGCTGCCGCTCGATGTGAACGCGTCGGACCCGGCCTATCGAATCGAACTGGTGTCTGATGGTGGGGATGGTTCCGGCCGTTTCGGCGGTTTCGTTCACGGGATCCGGCTTGCGCTCGACGATGTGCGCGGCATGAGCGAGGCCGAGGCGGAGCGGATCGTCGCGGGGCGCCCCTACGTCTCGCTCCAGGACTTCCTCTCCCGCGCCCGCCCGTCCCGGCCGGTCGCCGAACGACTCGCGCAGGTAGGCGCGTTGGACGCTTTTGGTCGCAACCGGCGGGACCTGATGCTGCACATCGCCGAGTCGCAGCGGAGCGGGCGGGGCGGTGCGCAGGGGCAGTTGGCGCTCGGCGAGACCGACGCGGCCCCCGACACGGTCGCCCCCGCCCAGCTGCCCGACCTCGACGACGTCGAACGGCTCGGCGCCGAGCTCGGCGTGCTCGGCATGGACACCTCGCGCCATCTCCTGGGCGACCACCGGGAGTTGCTCGACGAGCTGGGGGTGGCCTCCGCGCACCGGCTGAAGGATCTGCCGCACGGGCAGGTGGTCCTGGTCGCCGGCGCGAAGGGCGCCGTGCAGACGCCGCCGGTCCGCTCCGGCAAGCGCGTCATCTTCACGACGCTCGACGACACCTCGGGCCTTGTCGACTGCGCGTTCTTCGAGGACAGCCACGACGCGAGCGCGCACACCGTCTTCCACTCCTGGCTGCTGCTCGTACGCGGCGTGGTGCAGCGCAGGGGCGGCGGCAGCGGCAAGGCGCTGTCGGTCACCGGATCCGCCGCCTGGGACCTGGCCGAACTGGCCGAACTGCGCCGCACGGGCGGCCTGTCCGCGGTGACGGACCGGCTCACCGCGGAGCGCCCCGCGACGGACACGGCGGTGGACGGCCGCAGCATCCGCCTGGAGACGGGCTACGACCTGCATCCCTGGGCGGACCTTCAGCCACCCGGCGAACCCGTCAAGCAGAGCCGCAAGTTGTGGCATCAGAGTCCGGGGAGCGCGGGATGA
- a CDS encoding DUF3533 domain-containing protein, with amino-acid sequence MKFAEEFKNAVTPRAALLVIGVLALQLLFITSYVGALHNPKPKDVAFGVVAPQPAAAKQLAQQLDKLQGSPLDARVVKDAKTAREQVLNREIDGALVFHAKGAQDTLYVASGGGTVLASALEGLATTIDAQQQRTVKTVDVAPASVQDFDGLSAFYLVVGWCVGGYLCASIMSISAGSKPASPQRAAIRLGSLAVFSIVGGIGGSLIIGDSILGALPGSFWGLAGLGALITLAVGAITLALEELTGVVGIGLAVLLIVVAGNPSAGGAFPLPMLPPFWQAIGPWLPPGAGTWAARSIAYFKGNDLTQSLLVLSAWAVVGIAATLLVSGLREKRRGVRTAAATEPAES; translated from the coding sequence ATGAAGTTCGCCGAAGAGTTCAAGAACGCCGTCACCCCCAGAGCCGCGCTCCTCGTCATCGGTGTCCTGGCTCTCCAGCTCCTGTTCATCACCTCGTACGTGGGCGCGCTGCACAATCCGAAGCCGAAGGACGTCGCGTTCGGCGTCGTCGCGCCGCAGCCCGCGGCGGCGAAGCAGCTCGCGCAGCAGCTGGACAAGCTGCAGGGGTCCCCGCTCGACGCGCGGGTGGTCAAGGACGCGAAGACGGCGCGCGAGCAGGTCCTGAACCGGGAGATCGACGGCGCCCTGGTGTTCCACGCGAAGGGCGCGCAGGACACCCTCTACGTCGCGTCCGGCGGCGGCACCGTTCTGGCGTCCGCGCTGGAGGGGCTGGCCACCACGATCGACGCCCAGCAGCAGCGCACGGTGAAGACCGTCGACGTGGCGCCGGCATCGGTGCAGGACTTCGACGGCCTCTCGGCCTTCTACCTCGTCGTCGGCTGGTGCGTCGGCGGCTATCTGTGCGCCTCGATCATGTCGATCAGCGCCGGGTCCAAGCCGGCGAGCCCGCAGCGCGCCGCCATCCGGCTCGGCTCGCTCGCGGTCTTCTCGATCGTGGGCGGCATCGGCGGCTCGCTGATCATCGGCGACTCGATCCTGGGCGCGCTGCCAGGATCCTTCTGGGGCCTGGCCGGGCTCGGCGCCCTGATCACCCTCGCGGTCGGCGCGATCACGCTCGCCCTGGAGGAACTCACCGGCGTCGTCGGCATCGGTCTCGCGGTGCTGCTGATCGTCGTCGCGGGCAACCCGAGCGCGGGCGGCGCCTTCCCGCTGCCGATGCTGCCGCCGTTCTGGCAGGCGATCGGCCCCTGGCTGCCGCCGGGCGCGGGCACCTGGGCGGCCCGCTCCATCGCCTACTTCAAGGGCAACGACCTCACCCAGTCCCTGCTCGTCCTGTCCGCGTGGGCGGTGGTGGGCATCGCCGCGACGCTGCTCGTGTCGGGCCTGCGCGAGAAGCGGCGGGGTGTGCGGACGGCGGCCGCGACGGAGCCCGCCGAATCGTGA
- a CDS encoding S1 family peptidase, giving the protein MKHRRIPKRRAAVVGAGIFALAAAGITFQTANASTDAPDLVAQKLSIAKAGTLASSLTKDLGEESAGSYYDAKTKQLVVNVLNDEAAQTAQAAGAKARVVQNSLAELKGARTTLKQDATIPGTSWAVDPATNKVVVTADRTVKGSDWNQLTGVVEKLGGKAELKRSQGEFKPFIAGGDAISGGGGRCSLGFNVTKGGEPFFLTAGHCTESISTWSDSSGQEIGTNADSQFPDNDFGLVKYSADVDHPSEVNLYNGSAQQITKAAEATVGMKVTRSGSTTQVHDGTVKGLDATVNYGNGDIVNGLIQTDVCAEPGDSGGSLFSGDSAVGLTSGGSGDCTSGGETFFQPVTEALSATGTEIG; this is encoded by the coding sequence TTGAAGCACCGACGCATACCCAAGCGGCGCGCCGCAGTGGTCGGAGCGGGAATCTTCGCCCTGGCCGCAGCGGGCATCACCTTCCAGACTGCGAACGCCAGCACCGACGCACCCGACCTGGTGGCCCAGAAACTCTCGATCGCCAAGGCCGGAACTCTCGCCTCGAGCCTGACCAAGGACCTGGGCGAGGAATCGGCGGGCAGCTACTACGACGCCAAGACCAAGCAGCTCGTCGTCAATGTCCTGAACGACGAGGCCGCGCAGACGGCGCAGGCCGCCGGCGCGAAGGCCAGAGTCGTCCAGAACTCGCTGGCCGAGCTCAAGGGCGCACGGACGACCCTGAAGCAGGACGCGACCATCCCGGGCACGTCCTGGGCCGTCGACCCCGCCACCAACAAGGTCGTCGTCACCGCCGACCGCACGGTCAAGGGCTCCGACTGGAACCAGCTCACCGGGGTCGTCGAGAAGCTCGGTGGCAAGGCCGAACTCAAGCGCAGCCAGGGCGAGTTCAAGCCGTTCATCGCGGGCGGCGACGCCATCTCCGGTGGTGGCGGCCGCTGTTCCCTCGGCTTCAACGTGACCAAGGGCGGCGAGCCGTTCTTCCTGACGGCGGGCCACTGCACCGAGTCGATCTCCACGTGGTCGGACTCCAGTGGCCAGGAGATCGGCACGAACGCCGACTCCCAGTTCCCGGACAACGACTTCGGGCTCGTGAAGTACTCGGCCGACGTCGACCACCCCAGCGAGGTCAACCTCTACAACGGCTCCGCGCAGCAGATCACCAAGGCGGCGGAAGCCACCGTGGGCATGAAGGTGACCCGCTCCGGCTCCACCACGCAGGTGCACGACGGCACGGTGAAGGGCCTGGACGCCACCGTGAACTACGGCAACGGCGACATCGTCAACGGCCTCATCCAGACCGATGTCTGCGCCGAGCCCGGTGACAGCGGCGGCTCGCTCTTCTCGGGCGACTCGGCGGTCGGCCTCACCTCCGGCGGCAGCGGCGACTGCACGTCGGGCGGCGAGACCTTCTTCCAGCCGGTGACGGAAGCGCTCTCCGCCACGGGCACGGAAATCGGCTGA